A single window of Paenibacillus sp. FSL H8-0537 DNA harbors:
- a CDS encoding immunity 22 family protein — protein MGKEGYASLWLGKLDSEQQLDELLEIEYTDDGDSVPSAFAGYFGIEWYDDDFREAEFFVEERRGGDAANLLAGFSFEEGLIPKFADLLKGMTFDECNTVIILYNFKYEGKQGSHQDISAQLKFIGSMPYQT, from the coding sequence ATGGGAAAAGAAGGTTATGCTTCATTATGGCTGGGGAAGCTGGACTCGGAGCAGCAGCTTGATGAACTGCTTGAAATTGAGTATACAGATGATGGAGATTCGGTTCCTTCCGCTTTTGCAGGGTATTTTGGCATCGAGTGGTATGACGATGATTTTAGAGAAGCTGAATTTTTCGTGGAGGAACGTCGAGGTGGCGATGCAGCGAATTTGCTAGCAGGATTCTCCTTTGAGGAGGGTTTGATTCCGAAGTTTGCCGATTTGCTAAAGGGCATGACTTTTGATGAATGTAATACCGTCATTATTCTCTACAACTTCAAGTATGAAGGCAAGCAGGGGAGCCATCAGGACATATCTGCACAGTTGAAATTTATCGGTAGTATGCCATATCAAACATAA
- a CDS encoding ATP-binding cassette domain-containing protein — MISTTGITLRFGKRALFEDVSIKFTPGNCYGLIGANGAGKSTFLKIMSGEVEQSSGEVHITPGERLAVLRQNHFEYDEFAVIETVMMGHKKLYDVMKEKDALYAKADFTDEDGMRAGELEAEFADMNGWEAESQAAEMLNGLGITPDLHDKTMSELSGNEKVRVLLAQALFGEPNILLLDEPTNHLDIESIRWLEDFLAKYEGTVVVVSHDRHFLNTVCTHIADIDFGKIQMYVGNYDFWYESSQLALSLMRGENKKKEDKIKELQAFIQRFSANKSKSKQATSRKKLLDKISLDDIRPSNRKYPFINFKGEREAGKSLLLVEGLTKSVDGVKVLDNLTIAVNKGDKIAFVGPNEQPKTLLFQVLMGEVEADAGTYQWGVTTTQGYFPKDNSSYFDGVDLNLVEWLRQYSKDPDETFIRGFLGRMLFSGDDAIKKASVLSGGEKVRCMLSKIMLSGSNVFLMDEPTNHLDLESITALNNGLIDTDSTILFTSHDHQFVQTIANRIMEITPNGLIDRMMTYDEYLESDEVKALREKMYAE; from the coding sequence ATGATTAGTACTACTGGCATAACGCTTCGATTTGGGAAGCGGGCGCTTTTTGAAGATGTTAGCATTAAGTTTACGCCGGGCAACTGCTACGGCCTTATTGGCGCGAACGGCGCAGGTAAATCAACGTTTTTGAAAATTATGTCCGGAGAAGTAGAGCAATCGAGCGGTGAGGTTCATATTACACCGGGCGAGCGTCTTGCTGTATTGAGACAGAACCATTTTGAATATGACGAGTTTGCCGTTATTGAAACGGTAATGATGGGCCACAAGAAGCTTTATGATGTAATGAAAGAGAAGGACGCGCTGTATGCCAAAGCTGACTTTACTGATGAAGACGGCATGCGCGCAGGCGAGCTGGAAGCTGAATTCGCCGATATGAACGGCTGGGAAGCTGAGTCACAAGCAGCAGAAATGCTGAACGGCCTGGGCATTACGCCTGATCTGCATGACAAGACGATGTCTGAGCTGAGCGGTAACGAGAAGGTACGTGTATTGCTCGCGCAAGCGTTGTTCGGCGAACCGAATATTTTGCTGCTCGATGAGCCTACCAACCATTTGGACATTGAGTCGATTCGCTGGTTAGAAGATTTCCTTGCAAAATATGAAGGAACCGTCGTCGTGGTCAGCCATGACCGTCACTTCCTGAATACGGTATGTACGCATATCGCCGATATCGATTTCGGTAAAATCCAGATGTATGTCGGCAACTACGACTTCTGGTACGAGTCCAGCCAGCTGGCGCTTTCCTTGATGCGCGGCGAGAACAAGAAGAAGGAAGACAAAATTAAAGAGCTGCAGGCGTTCATTCAGCGTTTCAGCGCGAATAAATCGAAATCCAAGCAGGCGACTTCCCGTAAGAAGCTGCTTGATAAAATTTCCCTCGATGACATTCGTCCTTCGAACCGGAAATATCCGTTTATCAACTTCAAGGGTGAGCGCGAAGCAGGCAAATCGCTGTTGCTCGTAGAAGGCTTGACGAAGTCGGTGGATGGCGTGAAGGTGCTGGATAACCTGACGATTGCCGTTAATAAAGGTGATAAAATCGCTTTTGTTGGCCCGAACGAACAGCCGAAGACGTTGTTGTTCCAAGTGCTGATGGGCGAGGTTGAAGCGGACGCGGGTACGTACCAGTGGGGCGTTACAACAACGCAGGGCTACTTCCCGAAAGACAACTCGTCTTATTTCGACGGTGTTGATCTGAACTTGGTCGAGTGGCTGCGCCAGTATTCCAAAGATCCGGATGAGACGTTCATCCGCGGCTTCCTCGGACGGATGCTGTTCTCCGGCGACGATGCGATTAAGAAAGCAAGCGTATTGTCCGGTGGAGAGAAAGTCCGCTGCATGCTGTCCAAAATCATGCTCAGCGGCTCGAACGTATTCCTAATGGATGAGCCAACGAATCACTTGGATCTCGAATCCATTACAGCGCTCAATAACGGCCTGATCGATACGGATAGCACGATTCTGTTCACTTCGCATGACCATCAGTTCGTTCAAACGATTGCGAACCGTATTATGGAGATTACGCCTAATGGACTGATCGACCGCATGATGACGTATGATGAGTACCTTGAAAGCGATGAGGTTAAAGCGCTTCGGGAAAAAATGTACGCCGAATAA
- a CDS encoding DUF6688 family protein: MLFYLLVFIAIFLFPVSSIVLMVRSWIVDERTTAKKVHVIIMEVLCFVAMAGFLSLGFLLNHYGLAGGLPLRQSDLTGNFLDGYATLSNDYAVTVICSFILSCFAYWGLKIVRGALSPILYTASSVLLIANVIFAIVYFSHTGFGHYGDDSAGATPIILLHLGFACLIGLYVAELKHSANAFMHRAQQEEIVYSSKWLRFMDYFRQKYSRLPLLWSIAFFPVMLIVQLLLVLFGQRPDSFIRVFLDTSSFHYSQLPVPPPVIVPGDGHYLCTVSVRGHRKIVRPLRAGLRHGSRIVVNRQLLVANAFENIIEEYAPQAHKIIRRCYDKYGYPLSKHINQPWSADVVYLLMKPLEWLFLAVLYTVDRNPENRIHRQYSELRK, encoded by the coding sequence TTGCTTTTTTATCTGCTAGTGTTTATTGCTATCTTTCTTTTCCCGGTCAGTTCCATCGTATTAATGGTTCGCAGCTGGATCGTAGATGAGCGTACAACCGCTAAAAAGGTGCATGTAATAATAATGGAGGTGCTGTGCTTCGTCGCAATGGCGGGGTTTCTATCGTTAGGCTTTCTGCTGAACCATTACGGTCTAGCGGGAGGATTGCCACTCAGGCAAAGTGATCTGACTGGGAACTTTCTCGATGGCTACGCTACTCTTTCCAATGATTATGCAGTGACTGTTATTTGCAGCTTTATTTTGAGCTGCTTCGCCTATTGGGGCTTGAAAATCGTCAGGGGAGCATTATCGCCTATTCTTTACACAGCTTCCTCTGTCCTCTTAATTGCCAATGTCATATTTGCCATCGTATATTTTTCGCACACTGGCTTTGGTCATTACGGCGATGATTCCGCTGGAGCCACCCCTATTATTTTGCTGCATTTGGGCTTCGCTTGCTTAATCGGACTGTATGTAGCTGAGCTTAAGCATTCCGCCAATGCGTTTATGCACCGCGCCCAGCAGGAAGAAATCGTGTACAGCAGCAAATGGCTGCGGTTCATGGACTATTTTCGCCAAAAATATTCCCGGCTGCCGCTGCTCTGGTCGATTGCATTTTTCCCGGTCATGCTAATCGTCCAGCTGTTGCTTGTGCTGTTCGGGCAGCGTCCAGACAGCTTTATCCGTGTATTTCTGGATACGAGCAGCTTTCATTACTCGCAATTGCCTGTCCCTCCGCCGGTTATCGTACCGGGAGACGGTCATTATTTATGCACCGTTTCGGTGAGAGGGCACCGCAAAATCGTTAGGCCGCTGCGTGCTGGGCTTCGACACGGCTCCCGAATCGTCGTCAACCGCCAACTGCTGGTTGCCAATGCTTTTGAAAATATTATCGAAGAGTACGCGCCGCAAGCGCACAAAATCATCCGCCGCTGCTACGATAAATACGGCTATCCACTAAGCAAGCATATTAATCAGCCGTGGTCCGCCGATGTCGTTTACCTGCTGATGAAGCCGCTGGAATGGTTGTTCCTCGCCGTATTATATACGGTTGATCGGAACCCCGAAAACCGCATTCATCGGCAGTATAGCGAGCTCCGAAAATAG
- a CDS encoding conserved virulence factor C family protein: MKLLSIEPTPSPNSMKLNMDESLPRGVRQTFSKKEAENAPEPLKSLLAIEGVRSIFRTADFIALDRVSSADWALILGEARTLMHGDDSGAGQAALTENSYGEAHVLVQMYRGIPMQVRVKNGEREARSALSELFTNAVSEAAGSSMIRERKLEEFGVRYGELEEIAADVVLELEAAYTAERLNELIAAAKAQGAADGDAAATPARPAQRAANEIAELLESPDWRIRYAALDRLTPEPELLPLLAKALTDDTVSIRRLAVVYLGDLRTAEAMPYLFQALRDKSVSVRRTAGDTLSDWGDPAATAPMIESLSDTNKLVRWRAARFLYEVGDESAIPALRIAAQDSEFEIQLQAQIALERIERGEEAAGSVWQQMTAARQQGK, encoded by the coding sequence GTGAAGCTTTTATCCATTGAACCGACGCCCAGCCCGAACTCCATGAAACTGAATATGGATGAATCGCTGCCGCGCGGCGTAAGACAGACCTTTTCGAAAAAAGAAGCAGAAAACGCACCGGAGCCATTGAAAAGTCTCCTTGCTATAGAAGGGGTGCGCAGCATTTTCCGCACCGCTGATTTTATTGCCCTGGACCGCGTATCGAGCGCGGATTGGGCGCTCATTCTCGGCGAAGCAAGAACGCTGATGCATGGCGACGACAGCGGAGCTGGTCAAGCAGCCTTGACCGAGAACAGCTATGGCGAGGCGCATGTGCTCGTACAGATGTATCGGGGCATTCCGATGCAGGTACGCGTGAAAAACGGCGAGCGCGAAGCCCGATCCGCGCTGTCCGAGCTGTTCACGAACGCTGTCAGCGAAGCGGCCGGCTCTTCCATGATTCGCGAACGCAAGCTTGAGGAGTTCGGCGTCCGTTATGGCGAGCTCGAGGAGATCGCCGCCGATGTCGTCCTCGAGCTGGAAGCCGCCTATACGGCGGAGCGGCTGAATGAGCTGATCGCCGCCGCGAAGGCGCAAGGCGCAGCGGACGGCGATGCCGCAGCCACTCCGGCAAGGCCCGCGCAGCGAGCGGCGAACGAAATCGCCGAGCTGTTGGAATCGCCGGACTGGCGCATTCGCTATGCCGCGCTTGACCGCTTGACGCCAGAGCCCGAGCTGCTGCCGCTTCTCGCTAAGGCTCTGACCGACGACACGGTGTCGATCAGAAGGCTAGCCGTTGTCTATTTGGGCGACCTTCGCACAGCTGAAGCGATGCCTTATTTATTCCAGGCGCTCCGCGACAAATCGGTATCGGTGCGCAGAACGGCTGGCGACACGCTCTCCGATTGGGGCGATCCTGCCGCTACTGCACCGATGATTGAATCGCTTAGCGACACGAACAAGCTTGTGCGCTGGCGGGCCGCCCGTTTCCTTTATGAGGTTGGCGACGAATCGGCCATTCCTGCCCTGCGCATCGCAGCACAGGACAGCGAATTCGAAATTCAGCTGCAAGCCCAAATCGCCTTGGAGCGCATCGAGCGCGGCGAGGAAGCAGCTGGCTCCGTCTGGCAGCAAATGACGGCCGCCCGCCAGCAGGGCAAATAA
- a CDS encoding ParB/RepB/Spo0J family partition protein, with protein MDIIQMDINLIDEDTDQPRYQFDEQSLQELITSIEELGLLSPIKVRKTDNGRYKIIYGNRRYKACIALGKRTIPCIVSTMTNEMDIYLEQIAENLTREGFSPIEEAEAFHKLLNNEKFSSSVKFLASKLSKPESYIKNKCELLKFSSAVKKRIVSGTAIRKDVLTEDQLLPIKDLPMELRDPLALIFARDEMPVSDVKKIAKLFKDPDISASTKEKLLFKNGPGLLETWSVRQNNKAERAKPAEAKKKAASLQAEQPSVEQQDQPLGGVMDNLPNHSASLAANTASVDSAAVSAAQPAAANVPVAAPPVTAVATLATAEAEAGLDGMPPVLAQLQQLMTTLEAAGAPPLAKALESMETEARDTFLQDVDKLIVHLQHQLLEWNQHKE; from the coding sequence ATGGACATTATACAAATGGATATTAATCTGATTGATGAAGATACGGACCAGCCCCGCTACCAATTCGACGAGCAGTCGCTGCAGGAGCTCATAACTAGCATCGAGGAGCTTGGCCTGCTGTCGCCTATTAAAGTCAGAAAAACAGATAACGGACGCTACAAAATTATATATGGCAACCGCCGATACAAAGCTTGCATCGCGCTTGGGAAGCGGACGATTCCTTGCATCGTCTCGACGATGACCAATGAAATGGATATTTATTTGGAGCAAATTGCCGAAAATTTGACGCGCGAGGGCTTCTCGCCGATTGAAGAGGCGGAGGCGTTTCACAAGCTGCTGAACAACGAGAAGTTTAGCAGCTCCGTTAAATTTCTTGCGAGCAAGCTCAGCAAGCCGGAATCGTATATTAAAAATAAATGCGAGCTGCTCAAATTCAGCAGCGCGGTCAAGAAGCGGATCGTCAGCGGCACAGCGATCCGCAAGGATGTGCTGACGGAAGATCAGCTGCTTCCGATTAAAGACTTGCCGATGGAGCTGCGCGACCCGCTCGCGCTTATTTTCGCGCGTGACGAGATGCCCGTCAGCGATGTCAAGAAAATCGCTAAGCTATTCAAGGACCCAGATATTTCAGCAAGCACGAAAGAGAAGCTGCTGTTCAAGAACGGTCCCGGACTGCTCGAAACATGGTCCGTTCGCCAGAACAATAAAGCCGAGCGGGCCAAGCCGGCAGAAGCTAAAAAGAAAGCTGCTTCGTTACAAGCCGAGCAGCCATCTGTAGAGCAGCAAGATCAGCCGCTGGGTGGCGTAATGGACAATCTGCCTAATCATAGCGCTTCGCTTGCTGCTAATACGGCTTCTGTTGATAGCGCTGCTGTTTCGGCCGCCCAACCGGCAGCTGCTAATGTGCCTGTAGCAGCTCCGCCTGTTACCGCCGTAGCGACACTCGCAACTGCCGAAGCAGAAGCGGGCCTTGATGGGATGCCACCTGTTCTAGCTCAGCTTCAGCAGTTAATGACGACGCTGGAAGCTGCGGGCGCACCGCCGCTGGCGAAAGCACTTGAAAGCATGGAAACGGAAGCCAGAGACACTTTTCTACAAGATGTCGACAAGCTAATTGTCCATTTGCAGCATCAGCTGCTGGAATGGAATCAGCATAAAGAATAG
- a CDS encoding MBL fold metallo-hydrolase: MKPRRFENQQQVEQHNSFKQFQRWRSERSNKIKSKDYSYTVPNVAPDLHYLHHNRKHPSVTWVGHSTFLIQMAGLNIVTDPVWSGNMAFEKRLAPPGIPISDVPPVDVVLISHSHYDHLNINSLRKLGGVKQILVPAGLAGKLKLKGFRRIKELHWWESVHIHGVKFTFVPSQHWTRRNPWDTNSSHWGGWVMEPYATMPSGSGDHSHEQVQLHGMGGSASVAEREQQTVEAPEAKAAEAAKASVGVERPGHSHGPGHAARPVAGIAPTVYFAGDSGYFPGFKDIGRKFHIDVALMPIGAYEPEWFMGPQHVTPEESLQAFEDVEAKFFVPMHYGAFKLADDTPREALDRLEACRESRCIEEERIVVLPHGESWRLAGL, translated from the coding sequence ATGAAACCCAGAAGATTTGAGAATCAGCAGCAGGTTGAACAGCATAACTCCTTTAAACAGTTTCAAAGATGGCGCTCGGAAAGATCAAATAAGATTAAAAGCAAAGATTATTCATATACCGTGCCGAATGTAGCGCCGGATCTGCATTATTTGCATCACAACCGCAAGCATCCTTCCGTCACCTGGGTGGGGCATTCGACTTTTCTGATCCAGATGGCGGGGCTTAATATTGTGACGGACCCCGTCTGGTCAGGGAATATGGCCTTTGAAAAAAGGCTTGCGCCACCGGGCATCCCCATCAGCGATGTACCCCCGGTTGACGTTGTGCTCATTTCCCATTCGCATTATGACCATTTGAACATTAACTCGCTCCGCAAGCTGGGAGGCGTGAAGCAAATTCTCGTCCCCGCGGGGCTTGCAGGCAAGCTTAAGCTCAAAGGCTTCCGCCGCATCAAGGAGCTGCATTGGTGGGAATCGGTCCATATTCATGGCGTTAAATTCACCTTTGTGCCATCCCAGCATTGGACGAGGCGCAATCCGTGGGATACGAACAGCTCGCATTGGGGCGGCTGGGTGATGGAGCCTTATGCCACGATGCCAAGCGGAAGCGGCGACCACTCGCACGAGCAAGTTCAACTGCACGGCATGGGCGGCAGTGCCAGTGTGGCGGAGCGAGAGCAGCAGACAGTGGAAGCGCCAGAAGCAAAAGCTGCCGAGGCAGCAAAAGCATCAGTAGGAGTTGAGCGCCCTGGACATTCCCATGGACCGGGACATGCTGCCCGTCCTGTAGCGGGAATTGCGCCTACCGTCTATTTTGCAGGTGACAGCGGATATTTTCCCGGCTTCAAGGATATCGGACGCAAGTTCCATATCGATGTTGCCCTCATGCCAATAGGCGCCTATGAGCCGGAATGGTTCATGGGACCGCAGCATGTGACGCCAGAGGAGTCGTTGCAGGCATTCGAGGATGTAGAGGCGAAGTTTTTTGTGCCCATGCATTACGGTGCCTTTAAGCTGGCCGATGATACGCCGCGCGAAGCGCTGGACCGCCTTGAAGCTTGCCGGGAGAGCCGATGCATTGAGGAAGAGCGTATTGTTGTGCTGCCTCATGGGGAATCCTGGCGGCTTGCAGGACTATAA
- a CDS encoding methyl-accepting chemotaxis protein, with protein MNSLFMRIFMFFSIILLIIGSVLGITLYRASAHLVENSMGMQAQSVAERAASLVDTQQFDKLSKGMEQSDYYNELRTQLNDMREANGLKYLYTLGMREEGGQPVYFYVVDGAPQDVAEDDFSPFGSVEENPYAGMITTFQEMKPSIGELTQDEYGSTLSAYVPIMSADGKLLGLVGADLDATKVYELMEQNRNTMIWMALGIFALSLLLVYLLARYLTGPLVQLKKLIARVGSGDLTVAIDLDRKDEVGQLAAAFKALVEDTRTVISGIRSSSDRLLTAAEAVSSHSLATKEAGVTITDSIQQTSEGAAAQVVRAGEVTHAMEAITSSMQHIAHSAAIVSSVSEATTSSAKNGEEAISAVIQRMDTIHAATSKMSETSAQLEQHSGKIVEIISIMKGIAAQTNLLALNAGIEAARAGEEGRGFAVVASEVRKLATQSQESSEHVATLIAEIVRHTSDLSGQMEASNTEVLAGLSVVQEAGASFASIHSGIGTINERLHEVSAASEQLSAGSQEVAASIEDMESISRGSASRFEQVADASGLQLASMNEISLSAESLRQLSKELNALIGRFKTEQL; from the coding sequence ATGAATAGCTTGTTTATGCGTATTTTTATGTTTTTCTCTATTATTTTGCTTATTATTGGTTCGGTGCTTGGAATTACCTTGTATCGTGCCTCCGCCCATTTGGTGGAAAATTCGATGGGTATGCAAGCGCAATCCGTTGCTGAGCGTGCAGCCAGTCTTGTTGATACGCAGCAATTCGATAAGCTCAGCAAAGGCATGGAGCAGAGCGATTATTACAATGAGCTTCGTACGCAGCTTAACGATATGCGGGAAGCGAACGGTTTAAAATACTTGTATACGCTCGGCATGAGAGAAGAAGGCGGACAGCCGGTTTATTTTTATGTCGTGGATGGCGCCCCCCAGGACGTAGCAGAGGATGATTTCTCCCCCTTCGGTTCGGTTGAAGAGAATCCCTACGCGGGTATGATTACAACCTTCCAAGAGATGAAGCCCAGCATTGGCGAGCTGACTCAGGATGAATATGGGTCAACTTTATCCGCTTATGTGCCGATTATGTCTGCCGATGGCAAGCTGCTTGGCCTCGTCGGCGCTGATCTCGATGCCACGAAGGTTTACGAGCTGATGGAGCAAAATCGCAATACGATGATTTGGATGGCGCTGGGGATTTTTGCGCTCAGTCTGCTGCTCGTTTATTTGCTGGCCCGTTATTTGACAGGGCCGCTCGTCCAGCTCAAAAAGCTGATTGCCCGTGTCGGCAGCGGCGACTTGACGGTCGCTATTGATCTAGACCGCAAGGATGAGGTCGGGCAGCTGGCAGCCGCCTTCAAGGCATTAGTAGAAGATACACGTACGGTCATTAGCGGCATACGCAGCAGCTCAGATCGGCTGCTAACCGCCGCCGAAGCCGTTTCTTCCCATTCCCTTGCGACGAAGGAAGCAGGCGTTACGATTACGGACAGCATTCAGCAAACGTCGGAGGGTGCTGCCGCACAGGTTGTACGCGCTGGGGAAGTTACGCATGCGATGGAGGCGATAACCTCCAGCATGCAGCATATTGCCCATTCCGCTGCCATCGTCTCATCCGTATCGGAAGCAACGACCAGCAGCGCTAAAAATGGCGAGGAAGCGATCTCCGCAGTCATTCAGCGGATGGACACCATTCATGCCGCCACTTCCAAAATGAGCGAAACGTCTGCACAGCTGGAGCAGCATTCCGGCAAAATTGTCGAAATTATTTCGATTATGAAAGGGATTGCCGCACAGACCAATTTGCTTGCCCTTAATGCCGGAATCGAGGCTGCCCGTGCGGGCGAGGAAGGACGCGGCTTCGCCGTCGTCGCCTCCGAGGTGAGAAAGCTCGCTACCCAATCACAGGAATCCTCCGAGCATGTGGCGACGCTCATCGCAGAAATTGTCCGCCATACTTCTGATTTGTCTGGGCAGATGGAGGCGAGCAACACGGAAGTACTCGCAGGTCTAAGCGTTGTCCAGGAGGCAGGAGCATCGTTCGCCTCTATCCATTCCGGCATTGGCACAATTAATGAGCGCCTGCATGAAGTATCTGCCGCCTCCGAGCAGCTGTCCGCCGGATCGCAGGAGGTCGCTGCCTCCATCGAGGATATGGAGAGCATTTCCCGCGGGTCGGCCTCGCGCTTTGAACAGGTCGCTGACGCTTCTGGGCTGCAGCTTGCCTCGATGAATGAAATCAGCCTCTCAGCGGAATCGCTGCGCCAGCTCTCTAAAGAGCTGAATGCACTCATTGGCCGCTTCAAAACCGAGCAATTGTAA
- a CDS encoding Gfo/Idh/MocA family oxidoreductase: MSQPIRIGIIGAGAIGKVHMETFQKVGAEAAIVTAVTDVYLPLAEQRAAEFGITTIHESPQALLEDPELDAVIIGVPNQFHAPLAIEALKQGKHVLLEKPMAIDAEAARNIYEASQAAGKVLMMAHQMRWLGINRAIKARVENGDLGSIYNVKTGWFRKKGIPGWGSWFTRKDQAGGGPLIDIGVHMLDLSLYLMGNPRPVSVYGSTYAEFGPKRRGMGTWGTPNWDGYYDVEDLATALIKFENGATLSLDVSWAAHSASLSEEPFIHLMGTEGGAALVGTNGCYVTHEDDKVVESEITPFDGEEDRVLLSRHFIDCINEGKQPIASALSGYTNSRILDAIYESSRTGNEVKLHWD; encoded by the coding sequence ATGAGTCAACCGATTCGTATAGGAATTATTGGGGCCGGAGCTATCGGCAAGGTGCATATGGAAACGTTTCAAAAGGTAGGAGCGGAAGCCGCAATCGTAACGGCGGTAACGGACGTATACTTGCCGCTTGCCGAGCAGCGCGCAGCGGAATTTGGCATAACGACGATTCATGAAAGCCCGCAGGCGCTGCTCGAGGATCCGGAGCTGGATGCGGTCATCATCGGCGTACCAAACCAATTTCACGCGCCTTTAGCGATTGAGGCATTGAAGCAGGGCAAGCATGTGCTGCTGGAGAAGCCGATGGCTATTGATGCCGAAGCGGCCCGCAACATCTATGAAGCTTCGCAGGCTGCGGGCAAGGTGCTTATGATGGCGCATCAAATGCGCTGGCTCGGCATTAACCGTGCGATTAAAGCGCGTGTGGAAAATGGCGATCTCGGCTCGATCTACAATGTGAAAACCGGATGGTTCCGCAAAAAAGGCATTCCAGGCTGGGGTTCATGGTTTACCCGCAAGGATCAGGCAGGCGGTGGTCCGCTGATCGACATTGGCGTGCATATGCTTGATCTGTCGCTGTATTTAATGGGTAACCCGCGCCCCGTATCGGTATATGGCTCGACGTATGCCGAGTTTGGTCCGAAGCGCCGCGGCATGGGCACTTGGGGCACACCGAATTGGGACGGCTATTATGATGTAGAGGACTTGGCAACGGCGCTTATCAAGTTTGAAAATGGCGCGACGTTGTCGCTGGACGTCAGCTGGGCCGCGCATTCGGCTTCGCTTAGCGAGGAGCCGTTCATCCATTTGATGGGCACGGAGGGCGGTGCAGCGCTTGTTGGCACCAATGGCTGCTACGTTACCCATGAGGATGATAAAGTTGTGGAATCAGAAATCACGCCATTTGATGGGGAAGAGGATCGCGTGCTGCTGAGCAGGCATTTCATCGACTGCATTAACGAAGGCAAGCAGCCGATTGCTTCGGCGCTGAGCGGTTATACGAACAGCCGGATTTTGGATGCGATTTATGAATCGTCCCGTACAGGAAATGAAGTGAAGCTGCACTGGGACTAA
- a CDS encoding transglutaminase domain-containing protein, with translation MMRFSIWKPAVIAAAVLGTLYFTMKPEWLPVFAASEQQGQGSGTISQLEQEIAAHFKNREEHFTLQYNGDSSKLSAELKSIIDRAMAKDDYTAYILESYVYTTRSLGTRSTIKMEASYRESKVQTAEVDRVVAQQLKKLVTAGMNDHLKVKAIHDWIVGKLRYDQSLTQYTAYEALTTGSAVCQGYALLAYKMLSEAGITTKIAEGTVDTGDHAWNMVKLGGNWYHLDVTWDDPVSTDPAAPADTIQYSYYLKTDKEMRHDHQWKKSYPAANTSYAAELDKLEKKGGSAAASYKKLGQQLGFQWLKPENIVADRAALTEKIRAGVKRGAASLEFRYMKGATFSADLKSAVAALNVPIGYSARYEPYLHDGSQLVKLQLSY, from the coding sequence ATGATGCGTTTTTCCATTTGGAAACCGGCGGTCATCGCAGCAGCGGTGTTAGGCACGCTTTATTTTACAATGAAGCCGGAGTGGCTGCCTGTATTCGCTGCATCGGAGCAGCAGGGCCAAGGCAGCGGAACGATCAGTCAATTGGAGCAGGAAATAGCCGCACATTTTAAAAATAGAGAAGAGCATTTTACGCTTCAATATAATGGGGACAGCAGCAAGCTGTCGGCAGAGCTTAAATCGATTATTGACCGCGCGATGGCGAAGGATGATTATACGGCGTATATTTTGGAATCGTATGTGTATACGACGCGCAGTCTTGGTACTCGCTCAACGATCAAGATGGAGGCGAGCTACCGGGAATCAAAGGTGCAGACGGCTGAGGTGGACCGTGTGGTTGCGCAGCAGCTTAAGAAGCTGGTGACTGCTGGCATGAATGACCATTTGAAGGTGAAGGCCATACATGACTGGATTGTGGGCAAGCTGCGGTACGACCAGTCGCTGACTCAATATACCGCTTATGAAGCACTTACTACTGGGAGTGCCGTATGTCAGGGCTACGCGCTGCTTGCCTACAAAATGCTGAGTGAAGCAGGCATAACGACGAAGATTGCCGAGGGTACAGTTGATACAGGTGATCATGCGTGGAATATGGTTAAGCTCGGCGGGAATTGGTACCATCTTGATGTGACATGGGATGATCCGGTCTCGACTGATCCTGCGGCGCCAGCTGATACGATCCAGTACAGCTACTATTTGAAGACGGACAAGGAAATGCGTCATGACCATCAATGGAAAAAAAGCTATCCGGCTGCGAATACTTCGTATGCCGCAGAGCTAGACAAGCTTGAGAAGAAAGGCGGTTCTGCCGCAGCTTCTTACAAAAAGCTTGGGCAGCAGCTTGGCTTCCAATGGCTGAAGCCGGAAAACATCGTCGCTGATCGGGCTGCGCTGACCGAAAAAATTCGCGCTGGCGTCAAGCGCGGAGCGGCCAGCCTTGAGTTTCGCTATATGAAGGGCGCTACATTTTCCGCCGATCTCAAAAGCGCCGTAGCTGCGCTGAATGTGCCGATTGGCTACTCTGCACGCTATGAGCCTTATTTGCATGATGGCTCGCAGCTGGTGAAATTGCAGCTGTCGTATTGA